The genomic stretch CTTTTTTCCATAAACAGATTATTTTATTAAAGTAAGCTAATTTAAGAACAACCTTTTGAAAAGTCGCTTCACAATTCAGTTTTAATAAAAATGCAGTCAATAGAAAATTTCGATAAACAATTAAACTAAATCTTGAGTTAAAAAATATTAGGAATAAGATAATTTGTTTTAAATTTGCTTTTTCGAACAAAGGAAATGGTGTCTTCCTTACCCAACCGCATTATAAAAGCTGATGGCGCCTGATTAGTTGAATGTTTTACCATTTAATCAGGCTATTATGTTTAAAAAAGATAAAAAATCGGTTTTCAGAATTCTTCTTATTTTAATTCGTTTATTTTTCAGAAAATTCCCTTCTGTATTTTTTGTCGTGAAATGGCTTTTCATTACTGCACTTATCGGAGTTTTTATAGGAGGTGCATCTGCTTTTTTCTTAAAAACTTTAGAATGGGCAACGCAGTTCAGAGAAAATCATGTTTGGATTATTGTTTTTTTACCTTTGGGTGGATTTTTGGTCGGCTTACTCTATTATTATTTTGGAAAAGATGTTGAAGCGGGCAACAATTTATTATTAGAAACCATTCAGCAGCCTGCAAAAACAATTCCCTTTTCAATGGCGCCAATGGTATATTTGGGAACAATAATTACGCATTTTTTCGGAGGTTCTGCAGGACGTGAAGGAACAGCTTTACAAATGGCAGCAGCAATTGCGGATCAGTTTTCAAAGCCATTGAGACTTTCAGCAGACGATCGGAAAATTTTAATTATATCAGCGATTGCAGCAGGATTTGGGTCGGTTTTCGGAACACCATTTGCCGGAGCAATCTTCGGATTAGAGGTTTCTCTCACAGGAAGAATAAAGTATAAAGCTTTATTGCCTGCTATCTTTGCCTCAGTTATTGCTGATTGGGTTACCAAATCATTAAACACTCATCACACCGAATATTTCATCAGTTTCGTACCTGAAATTTCATTGCTAAATATTTTATATGCTGTTATTGCAGGAGTATTTTTCGGTATTTGTGCTGCGTTTTTTGGTAAGACAATTCATAAAACAGGAGATTTTTTTAAATCTAAAATTTCTTATCCGCCATTGCGACCATTTATAGGAGGAATCATTATATTATTATCAGTCTGGTTAATTGGAACGACAAAATATCTTGGTTTAGGAATTCCCACGATTTTGGATTCTTTTTCAGAACAACTTCCGGCTTATGATTTTGCGTTAAAAATCATTTTTACAATTATTACACTGGCATCCGGTTTTAAAGGCGGTGAAGTAACTCCGTTATTTTTCATTGGTGCAACATTAGGAAATGCTCTGGGACATTTTATCCCTTTGCCTTTAGCGCTTTTAGCAGGAATGGGGTTTGTTGCAGTTTTTGCGGGAGCAACCAATACGCCGCTTGCGTGCAGTATAATGGCTATTGAATTGTTTGGAATTGAATGCGGAATTTATGTTGTTATCGCATGCGTTGTTTCATATTTACTATCGGGGCAAAACAGTATTTACAAAAGCCAGATTATCGGTACACCTAAACATAGAAGATATTGGAAAAGAGATGAATATCTTTAAATAAACTAAGACCGAAGTGTATGAGTTCGGTCTTAGATATAAGGTTTATTTTAGCAATTCCGGGATTATAATTTGTTGTAAACCAGATTTAAAATCTTCTAACTGTTTTTTTATCTTTTCTTTTTGTGAGGAAAAGAAAGAGTTTTTCTCAAAAAGGTCTTCGTAATAATGTATTCCTTCTAAAAGATTAGATTTAAAAGTTTTCCATTTTTTAATTTGAGAATTATTGAGTTCTGCCGAAAAATTTAAAATTTCATTCCTTAAATGATCAACATACATTTTCAGTTCATTAATAAACATATTCGGTCGGTCGGTTTCAGGAAGAATATTTCCATTTCCATAAATATGCTGAATCATTTCCGAGAGAGAAACTTCTTTATCAAAATAAGCCAGATTCGGTCCCGGACAAACAACAACACCTTGTTTTTCACCTTTTATTTCAATTCCATTTTCTAAATATGCTGAATTTACCAAACCTACACAAAGACAGGCTTTATCAGTGATTTCTCTTTTTTTAGACTCAAATTGTTTCTGAGTAATTTCACCTTTTAAGGCTTCAAGATCCTTAAGTTTAATATCCTGATATTTTTTTGAAGCTGTACAAATACCTTTTGGAGAATATTCTTTGCTTAATGCCAATAATTTTTTAGGACATGAGCTGCCAAATTTATTTTTGGCTTCTTTGTAGTGTTTTAATATTTCATTTGAAGTACCTTTTACCGTATTAAAAGGAACTCCCAAAGGCGAAATATTACTCAGATAATAATCATCTTGCTTCGATTGTGCCAAAAGATCACGCGTTTCACGATCTACTGAAGTCGCTTCGGGAACCAATAAAAAGGGCGAGCCCCAACCAATACTGTCAACCTCGTAATTTTCAAGAAGAAAATCATGTTCCTCAGAAGTTCCTACTCCACCCTGAGCGGTAATTTTCATTTCTAAAGGCTCAGCCGGAATATATTTTTCTTTCTGCTCCAGCGCTTTAATCATCAGAGAATGTGCTGAAGAAATCAATTCATTTTTCTTTAATCTAAATTCTTCCATGATCGGGCCAAGCAATAAACCTTCTGTTGCAAAAGCATGTCCGCCACAATTAAGTCCGGATTCAACTCTGTATTCTGAAACCCAAAGCCCTTTTTTAGCCAAAAAATTCCCCTGAATCATCGCAGAACGAAAGTCACTTACTTTAAGAATAATTTTCTTTTTTATATAATTATCAGAATCTGGAAAAAAGTCATTAAATTCTTCAATATAACTGTACAATCGGGGATTCATTCCAGCAGAAAGCACCATTGACGAAGCTATTTTACTTTGGGCAAACCCTCTGAGAGAAGCATGTGCATCATTGTAAATCACAGGAAGCTGCTTATTGTTGAGATAATTATCTTTATCAACTTTGGTCATAATATTGACATCAATACTTCCGGGAGTAAGATTTTTCTCAATAAAATTTTTAATATTTGAAGTAATAGAATCTTTCTGATTCAGTATATTCTGTAAACCACTTTTAAGCTCTGATGTATTAGGCAACATAGCCATGAAATTTTTCAGGGCATCGGTGTTTTTAGAAATTTCATCTTTAAAAGATTCAAATTTTTCTGTAACAATATCATCCATCATATCCAGATAATCTGTAATTCTTTTGGCTCTGTAATCTTCGGTTTTTGAAGAAATTCCAAAATAATTAAGATTAAATTTTTTACTGTAGAAATTTTTCATCTTCTCTACAATTTCGTCATCGATGATTGATATAACTGAAGAAATTCCGTACTGTGCAACACGAATCGGGCTGTCAATCGTGTAAGATAATCCCATGACAGGGATATGAAAACTGTGTAAAGGCTTATTAATCATTATTTTAAACAATAATATTTTACTTTCATGTTGATGAAAGCGATAATGATCTGAAAACCTGTATTCTCTACAAAAGTATATAATTAAGATAAGCTATGCAAAAAATAGTGAAGATGATATGAAGATGCAAGTGCAGACTATTGATTGAATATAATTTTTTTTATAAAATCAATCAAAGATTAGGTACCACATAAGTAATGTGAGGCATAGTATTTGCAACTTGTAGATTATACATAATTAATACCAGCACCCAATAATATGAAAGTTACAGACCTAAAAATTAAAAATCTTGTTGAATACAGAAATGAGATTTTTACAATAACAGAGATTTTTCAGAATGAAAGTGATTATTTTGTTAAGATTGAAAATGAAAATCACTCTCTTTCTGTACCTGCAGAGCAAATCAGCCCTATTCAGATTACAGAATATTGGCTAGAGAAATTTGGCTTCTTGAAAACATATGCTTCAGATGACCATATTATTCGTTACGAAAGACCCGAATCTTTCATTAAGTATGATATTGACTTAAACTCCAAGAAGATTTTTGAAGGTTTAAAAATTTATGGAAATTCGATAAGATGTAAATATATACACGAATTCCAAAATATCTTCTCTTGTCTTTTTGGTAAAGAAACTACAGTTTTTATGAAGAGCTCTTTTCACAAAGCTGCTGTTTAAGAACTGTTCGATTAAATTCAGATATTCAAAGATCCCCGGCTAAATGTCGGGGATTTTTTATGTTATTCTTATTTTATTAGAAGCCTCTACCCAATTGATTTTGCTGCAATTTTTACAGATTCCTGCATTCCCTTCTTCTTTTTTTTCGGTATAGCCACAAAATGTACAAGAAAAATAACCTTCTTTTTTGATATACCTTGTCGGATAATCCAAAGAATTCAACATAATAGGAAGCCCATATTTCACATCTTTATCTTCATAAAAGAAAACGCTGATCTCCCCGGAAACTTCTTCAATAGCAAACTCAATTTGACCTAAATGTGAAATTCCTTTCACTCTTAATTCTGCAAAAAACTCATCGCTGCCCAGATTTTCTTTTTTAAAGTTATCAATGGCAAAAACGCCGTGCTCAATAAGGCATAATGCTTTACCTTCAAATAAATTTTCTATTTTTTTGAATCTGCCTATTAATGCTGTAATTGTAGAATATAAAATGATGATTACCAAAAAAACAAGCATCGATGAAACAATTCCTACTTCTTTATAAAACATAGGATCACCTGCGGCAGAGCCTAAACCAATAATTACCACTAACTCGAAAATAGAAAGCTGTTTCACTCCTCTTTTTCCTAAAACACGGAGACTTACAATGATGGTAAGAAACATAATGATGGTTCGGAGAACTATTTCCAGGAGAAATCCCCAGTCTTCGGTACCTAAAAACAATTCTTTCCAGGTAAAGTTTAATAAAGTAGCTATAAGCATGATTTAATTTTAGATTCAGAGATTCAAAAAATACGCCACGGAAAAACTGAGATAAGCAAAACGCAAACCGGATTCTTTTAGATATTACCTTTTCGAAAAAAGCTCAACAATATAATTTTGTTGAGCATTATAATAAACAAATTATGCTTTAAAACGTAATTCTGAGAATCTTCAGGGTTTGTGGATTTCTCCGGACAGATAAAACAGCTTAAAATCATTTAAACAAGATAAACATCTAAAGCTGAATCGAAATGGAAGGTACATTGGAAAAAGCCAATCCCAGTGCTAACGATTGCTGATTTTAGTGATGTCTTGTTCCTTTTTGATGATATGAAACCTGTTGACTTGCATTGTAATTATCATTAAGATGTCGTTCATTAAAACCAGGTTCCACATGATTCTGAACAGGTACATTATTTTCTGGAGTTTCTAAACGTAATTTTCTTCCGTTTTTATAAACATCCCCTTCAGCAGTGCGATACATTTGATTTTCTTTATATTTATTTCCATCAGGTGCAGTAAATATTTGATTTTTGTTTGCTCTGTTTTTTCTTTTGTGGTTTAAAAAAACTAAAACTCCACCCGCTACAACTCCTAAAGCAATTTTTACTGAATTTTTCATATAATTAATATTTCTTCAGATAAAACAAAAGTATTGCCAATAATAACTGATGTGGTATCTCTAAATTTTTATTTAAAAAAAAGACTGTCAACTAAACATTGACAGTCTTAAAAAACTTGAGTTAAAAACATAGATACAAATATTGGATTGATACATCTATACTTCAAAAATATAAATATTGGTTTTATTTTTTTATGATCTAACGCATAAAAGCAATATGATGATATTAATCAACAATTAAAGGTCAAATTTTTACATAGATTTCTTTTTAACTCCGATAGGAAACACTAATTTTGCGTCTCATATTTAGAATAAATAAAAATAACAATGAAAAAGATACTTTATTCTGCTTTATTACTTTTTTCTGTAATAATCAGTGCTCAAAAAAACACATTATTACAAGCAGATTTCTGGAAATCTAAACCCAATGTTGAAAAAGTAAAGCAGGAAATTGCCAACGGAAACAAT from Chryseobacterium indoltheticum encodes the following:
- a CDS encoding voltage-gated chloride channel family protein, which produces MFKKDKKSVFRILLILIRLFFRKFPSVFFVVKWLFITALIGVFIGGASAFFLKTLEWATQFRENHVWIIVFLPLGGFLVGLLYYYFGKDVEAGNNLLLETIQQPAKTIPFSMAPMVYLGTIITHFFGGSAGREGTALQMAAAIADQFSKPLRLSADDRKILIISAIAAGFGSVFGTPFAGAIFGLEVSLTGRIKYKALLPAIFASVIADWVTKSLNTHHTEYFISFVPEISLLNILYAVIAGVFFGICAAFFGKTIHKTGDFFKSKISYPPLRPFIGGIIILLSVWLIGTTKYLGLGIPTILDSFSEQLPAYDFALKIIFTIITLASGFKGGEVTPLFFIGATLGNALGHFIPLPLALLAGMGFVAVFAGATNTPLACSIMAIELFGIECGIYVVIACVVSYLLSGQNSIYKSQIIGTPKHRRYWKRDEYL
- a CDS encoding DUF421 domain-containing protein, with amino-acid sequence MLIATLLNFTWKELFLGTEDWGFLLEIVLRTIIMFLTIIVSLRVLGKRGVKQLSIFELVVIIGLGSAAGDPMFYKEVGIVSSMLVFLVIIILYSTITALIGRFKKIENLFEGKALCLIEHGVFAIDNFKKENLGSDEFFAELRVKGISHLGQIEFAIEEVSGEISVFFYEDKDVKYGLPIMLNSLDYPTRYIKKEGYFSCTFCGYTEKKEEGNAGICKNCSKINWVEASNKIRIT